Proteins co-encoded in one Erinaceus europaeus chromosome 2, mEriEur2.1, whole genome shotgun sequence genomic window:
- the PNMA8A gene encoding paraneoplastic antigen-like protein 8A, producing the protein MAIHLLEDWCRGMELDVHRALLVSGIPEDCGQAELEETLDAVLLPLGPYHVLNKIFLREDNAKAALVELGEGVSLRAVPREFPARGGVWKVTVRDPSQDAEFLKNLNDFLDAEGRTWEDVVHLLQLNQPPRLQNQPPGNWAEVLGGLLGAVVQIVFYMDSEARVREEARAREAAQPQPQPQPRAAAAMATKRKIKKEPRPAAEGGAAAVKKENGGAEPDFPRPVVRRAGAKSRSRRKKPKKKQQPKGEPEAWNKPTGDQPSGSASLEEAAPLDDAENVQPSESVESNRKPHVKPEAAAAKKPAAGARAESPRAASEPDRDGGHEGPPKKKAMGWASTKSPGSSKKKKKMSLGPVSYTLQGPEDPQKPAMPKKGLGSRRVAAVQKTPTSPQPPESSASVEQGPKDKPEGSPPGTNAPQKR; encoded by the exons ATGGCGATACACCTGCTGGAGGACTGGTGCCGCGGGATGGAGCTGGATGTCCACCGGGCGCTGCTGGTGTCGGGCATCCCCGAGGACTGCGGCCAGGCGGAGCTGGAGGAGACGCTGGACGCCGTGCTGCTCCCGCTCGGGCCGTACCACGTGCTCAACAAGATCTTCCTGAGGGAGGACAACGCCAAGGCGGCGCTGGTGGAGCTGGGCGAGGGCGTGAGCCTCAGGGCCGTGCCCCGCGAGTTCCCGGCCCGGGgcggtgtctggaaggtgacggTCCGCGACCCCAGCCAGGACGCGGAGTTCCTGAAGAACCTCAACGATTTTCTCGACGCCGAGGGTCGCACCTGGGAGGACGTGGTCCACCTGCTGCAGCTCAACCAGCCGCCGCGCCTCCAGAACCAGCCCCCCGGCAATTGGGCCGAAGTTCTGGGGGGCCTGCTGGGAGCCGTGGTGCAGATCGTCTTCTACATGGACTCGGAGGCCCGCGTCCGCGAGGAGGCCCGGGCCCGCGAGgccgcccagccccagccccagccccagccccgggCCGCGGCCGCCATGGCGACCAAGAGGAAGATCAAGAAGGAGCCCAGGCCCGCCGCGGAGGGGGGCGCCGCCGCCGTGAAGAAGGAGAATGGCGGGGCTGAGCCCGACTTCCCCAGACCTGTGGTTCGCCGAGCTGGCGCCAAGTCCCGCTCCAGGAGAAAGAAGccgaagaagaagcagcagcccaaGGGAGAGCCAGAGGCCTGGAACAAGCCCACCGGAGACCAGCCCAGCGGCTCGGCCTCCCTGGAGGAAGCAGCCCCCCTCGACGATGCTGAAAACGTGCAACCCTCGGAATCTGTGGAGAGCAACCGGAAGCCGCACGTGAAGCCGGAAGCGGCCGCTGCCAAGAAACCTGCCGCCGGGGCCAGAGCTGAGAGCCCCAGGGCGGCCTCTGAGCCAGACCGGGACGGCGGCCACGAGGGTCCCCCCAAGAAGAAGGCCATGGGCTGGGCCTCCACCAAGAGCCCCGGCTcctcaaagaagaaaaagaagatgagcCTGGGCCCCGTCTCCTACACCCTCCAGGGCCCAGAAGACCCCCAGAAGCCGGCCATGCCAAAGAAAGGGCTGGGCTCCAGGAGGGTCGCGGCCGTTCAGAAGACCCCGACGAGCCCTCAGCCCCCGGAGTCGTCGGCCTCTGTGGAGCAGGGTCCCAAGGACAAGCCAGAAGGCTCTCCTCCCGGCACCAATG CACCCCAGAAGCGTTGA
- the PNMA8C gene encoding paraneoplastic antigen-like protein 8C has protein sequence MHSVSAFVPEPGTLGASQHSRGSSNGPQQAYCCLRELGKMLFGVKDIALLEHGCQALEVDSYKSLMILGIPEDCNHEEFEEIIRVPLKPLGKFEVAGKALLEEDRTKAAIIQLAEDINYAVVPREIKGKRGTWRVVYMPRRQDVEFLTKLNLFLQSEGRTVEDVARVLRQELCPALTTEGSREPPVMKCCVSQPESEPGEKPEAGDSAEGDRAPAGDSEEKEDKAADGKKGKRKHKKNRRRHHASDKKP, from the coding sequence ATGCACTCAGTCTCAGCGTTTGTGCCGGAACCTGGCACCCTGGGTGCCTCGCAGCATTCCCGAGGCAGCTCAAATGGGCCCCAGCAGGCATACTGCTGCCTCCGGGAGCTAGGCAAGATGCTGTTTGGGGTTAAGGACATTGCACTGTTGGAACACGGGTGCCAGGCCCTGGAGGTGGACAGCTACAAGTCCTTGATGATCCTCGGCATCCCCGAGGACTGCAACCATGAGGAATTTGAGGAAATCATCCGAGTTCCCCTGAAACCCCTAGGCAAGTTCGAAGTGGCCGGGAAGGCCTTGCTGGAAGAAGACAGGACCAAAGCGGCCATCATCCAGCTGGCAGAGGACATCAACTACGCAGTGGTCCCCAGGGAGATCAAGGGCAAGCGCGGCACGTGGAGGGTGGTCTACATGCCCCGGAGGCAGGATGTGGAGTTCCTGACCAAGCTGAACCTTTTCCTGCAGAGCGAGGGCAGGACAGTGGAAGACGTGGCCCGTGTCCTGAGGCAGGAACTCTGCCCAGCCCTAACCACAGAGGGTTCCCGAGAGCCACCTGTCATGAAGTGCTGTGTGTCCCAGCCTGAGTCTGAGCCTGGGGAGAAGCCAGAGGCTGGGGATAGTGCCGAGGGGGACAGGGCTCCAGCTGGAGACtcagaggagaaggaggacaagGCTGCTGATGGCAAGAAGGGCAAGCGGAAGCACAAGAAAAACCGGCGACGGCACCACGCGTCTGACAAGAAGCCGTGA